The following coding sequences lie in one Deinococcus sp. AJ005 genomic window:
- a CDS encoding BTAD domain-containing putative transcriptional regulator, translating to MSQVRDAAYRDDYAGGIALFRTLPCPTPLDLRWVGICLTHEVQLPEAELRLRQATLGGDMAAGIHLSAVQLLNRTTDRALATLESIDPAALPDADAALWYRERSRLAWLLGDSRDRLFELAEQAWHLASDAPERVQVAVVTLLGHLHGHFGDYGRALAYLDFAAEYARPRQREYVALCRAGYLIVLGRAEEAQVQLDCITSATVAPLRELERAVLWRSQERWAEAQFILEAVLSSILSDPVKELMVLTELLALMTASGQDALARRYLSRADHLAKDTYDRLLLDHRAGQWLSRQGDPLGVLRLQRSAEGLEQAGHLVKAIPVWLALAEAQPDQRFHHLQHAAQLAAQTGTPPLLIPEWPLLPQTLEHLLAQPETAFERLTLLGKVPASRLSLKTLGEAGLWLDGGRVRFRLGRAVEVLCYLRRSGAVTLKDVQRDLFPDVPPKRSKNYFHQVRVDIAARVPGLVIGFEAAQGRYRLQGEAALVWDVEELEAALRRGAWPQPAPENVVFLPAAASEWAQRERERLSRWITQVGLETMEDWFQTGQYDKCISLADRLLPLDPLDEGLHTFLLNATYQVKGRAAARILSRASAATFIREVGEVPPFLERLVGQWGALN from the coding sequence ATGAGCCAGGTGCGGGACGCAGCCTACCGGGACGATTACGCCGGTGGTATTGCCCTGTTTCGCACCCTGCCCTGCCCCACGCCGCTGGACCTGCGCTGGGTGGGTATCTGTCTGACGCATGAGGTCCAGCTTCCCGAGGCCGAACTGCGCCTCAGACAGGCCACCCTGGGGGGTGACATGGCGGCGGGCATTCACCTCTCGGCGGTGCAGCTCCTGAACAGGACGACGGACCGCGCGCTGGCAACGCTGGAAAGTATTGACCCGGCAGCCCTGCCTGACGCCGACGCGGCGTTGTGGTACCGCGAGCGCTCACGGCTGGCCTGGCTGCTCGGCGATTCCAGAGACCGTCTCTTCGAGTTGGCCGAGCAAGCCTGGCATCTGGCCAGCGATGCCCCGGAACGGGTCCAGGTGGCCGTGGTGACGCTGCTGGGCCACCTCCACGGCCACTTTGGCGACTATGGCCGCGCGCTGGCCTACCTGGACTTTGCTGCCGAATACGCCCGGCCCCGGCAGCGTGAGTATGTGGCGCTGTGCCGCGCTGGGTACCTGATCGTCCTGGGCCGGGCAGAGGAGGCGCAGGTGCAGCTTGATTGCATCACCTCCGCCACCGTCGCTCCGCTCCGGGAGTTGGAACGCGCCGTGTTGTGGCGCAGTCAGGAACGCTGGGCCGAGGCACAGTTCATTCTGGAAGCCGTGCTGTCCAGCATCTTGAGCGATCCGGTCAAGGAACTGATGGTGCTGACAGAGTTGCTGGCCCTGATGACCGCTTCGGGGCAGGACGCCCTGGCCCGGCGGTATCTGTCGCGCGCCGATCATCTGGCAAAGGACACCTATGACCGTCTGCTGCTAGACCACCGCGCGGGACAGTGGCTCAGCCGCCAGGGCGATCCCCTGGGCGTGTTGCGGCTCCAGCGCTCTGCTGAGGGTCTGGAGCAGGCGGGTCATCTGGTCAAGGCCATTCCAGTCTGGTTGGCTCTTGCAGAGGCGCAGCCTGATCAGCGCTTCCATCATTTGCAACACGCCGCTCAGTTGGCTGCACAGACGGGAACCCCTCCTTTGCTGATCCCGGAATGGCCGCTGCTGCCCCAGACCCTTGAGCACCTGCTGGCTCAGCCTGAAACCGCCTTTGAGCGTCTGACGCTATTGGGAAAGGTTCCTGCGTCCCGCCTGAGTCTGAAAACGCTGGGCGAGGCTGGGCTGTGGCTGGACGGCGGGCGCGTCCGGTTCCGCCTGGGCCGCGCTGTGGAGGTGCTGTGCTACCTGCGCCGTTCCGGCGCAGTCACCCTGAAGGACGTGCAGCGTGACCTCTTCCCTGACGTTCCCCCCAAGCGGTCCAAAAATTACTTTCATCAGGTGCGGGTGGACATCGCCGCGCGGGTGCCTGGGCTGGTCATCGGCTTCGAGGCCGCGCAGGGACGCTACCGTTTGCAGGGTGAGGCGGCACTGGTCTGGGATGTCGAAGAACTTGAAGCGGCGCTGCGCCGGGGCGCATGGCCGCAGCCTGCGCCGGAGAACGTGGTGTTTCTGCCCGCCGCCGCAAGTGAGTGGGCGCAGAGGGAGCGTGAACGGTTGAGTCGGTGGATCACCCAGGTGGGCCTGGAAACGATGGAGGACTGGTTTCAGACCGGTCAGTACGACAAGTGCATCTCGCTGGCAGACCGCCTGCTGCCTCTGGACCCGCTGGACGAGGGCCTGCACACCTTCCTGCTGAACGCGACGTATCAGGTCAAGGGGCGGGCGGCGGCGCGCATCCTGTCCCGCGCGAGTGCAGCCACCTTCATACGCGAGGTAGGCGAGGTGCCGCCGTTCCTGGAGCGCTTGGTGGGGCAGTGGGGGGCCTTGAACTGA